The DNA segment CGGCCTTCGATGACCAGTTGCAGGCCGCCACTTTGCGGAACCTGTTCCGGGGGAACGCGCTGCACGATTTCGAGCGGCCTGCCGCGCCGTTGGCCGACCCGCGACGCGTCGGGGTCCGAAAATGTGGCGATGCCAAGCGAAGACGTACGCGCCGGCGATAGGGCCTTTGGCGGGGCGCCGGCCGGGACCGCGGCAGCGTGGGCGTCCTTTTTGCCGGCTTCGCCCGACCCGTCGGCATCACCCGCCGCCGGGGCAGGAACCGGGGCCGGGACAGGCGCCGGAGGTGGGCAGGTCTCGCTGCTTGTCCATGGCCTTGGCAGCCAATATCCCTCGATCGAGTCAACCGGCAAGTCGCCGAGGCGTTGCTGCACCCATGGCGTTTCGGTCCAGTCGGCCCCCGCCACGCGGACCCGAAGCGACTGGTCCTCGGCATTGTAGGACCATCCGCTGGTCTCGATCTTCTCGACCGGCCCGTCGCACCCGAACGCCATGCGCAGCAGGAACCGGCGACCGACCCGCCAATCGGCGACCTGGACCCCGCCTGCGGCCTGGTCGGCGGCATCGGCGGCGAGCGCGATGAGGTCAGCCCGGCCCATTACCGCCTCCGTGATCGGCGGCGTCGGCATGGGCTGCGGCCGGGGAACCTCGACCGCGGGCGGTGGTTGCTTCTCCACACTGTCTCGGCCGATGATATAGCCCGCGGTCGCGATCGCGACGCCAAGGACCGCCAGGGCGGCGACATTGCGGACGCGGGAGTCTTTGCTTGGCGTGTCCATCAACCCTTGTTAGCAGATTGATAAGGAGGCACCACCTTTTGAACATGCCATCATCGCGATGAATTTCGACCAGGTCCTGACGCTTGCAGTCCTGGCAGCGGTGGTCGCGGCGCTCATTTGGGATAAGCTTCGTGCGGACGTCGTCGCCCTGACCGGCGCGGCGGTGCTGATGATGGCCGGAGTGGTGCGCCCGTCGGAAGTCCAGGGCGCCTTTGCAAGCCCGGCGATCATCGCGCTCGCGTCCCTGTTCGTCATTGCCTATGCGATGGAACTGACCGGACTGCTCGACAATGCCATCGTCAAGCTGGTCGAATTTTGCAGCAGGATCGGTGCGCTCGGCCTGTGGGTGATGATCGCCGCAAGCGGCGCCGCCTCGGCATTGCTCAACAATACCCCGATCGTCGTGCTTGGCGCGCCGGTGCTCCGCGATGTCGCCAAGAAGCTCAACCTCGATCCGAAGCGGTTTTTAATGCCGCTTAGCTATGTCGCCATCCTTGGCGGGTGCATGACGCTGATCGGCACGTCGACCAACCTGCTAGTCAACGACATGGCCCGGGTGTCCGGCCAGCCGCAATTCGGGCTGTTCGAGATTACCCCGGTCGGGTTCATGGTCGCGGTCGCCGGCGGACTTTACCTGTTCCTTGCCAGCGGACGGCTGATTTCGGCGCGGCCGGCGGAAGAGGAAAAGCCGCCGCCATTTCCGATGCCCGACTATCATGACGTCGATGTTTCGGGCGCCCAGATCGGCGAAGCCGACAAGTTCGCTGAACATCGCCCGTTCCAGCGGGGCAAGGCCCTAGTCTCGCTGCTGATCTTTTTTGGCGCAATCGCCGCCGCGGCGCTCAACATCGCGCCGATCGCGGCATCGGCTTTCGCCGGAGCGGTGCTGCTGATCCTGCTGCGCGTGCTCACGCCCGACGAAGCCTATGGCGGGCTTCGTCCCGAAATCCTGATGCTCATCGCCGGCATGGTGGTGCTGGGCATCGCGATGGAGCAGAGCGGGCTTGCCGAAGGGATGACCGCGGCGCTGCTGAGCGTGGTCGACGACCTTGGCCCGCTGGGCGCGCTGATTATCCTTTATGGTGCGACCCTGGTCCTGACCGAGCTTTTATCAAATGCCACGGTGGCGGTGCTGATCACCCCGATCGCGGTCGCGCTGGCGGAAAGCCTGGGGGTTAGCGCGCGGCCCTTCCTCGTCGCGGTGATGATGGCCGGGAGCGCGGCCTTCGCCACGCCATTCGGCTACCAGACCAATGTCATCGTCTACCAGATGGGTGGCTACAACTATATGGACTTCGTGCGCGTCGGCATGCCGCTCAACATCATCACGATGGTGGTCGGCGTGTTCGCGATCACCCTTTTCTTCCCCTTCTAGGGCGCTGGCCAGCCTTCGAGGATTTCGACGAAGCGGGCGAGCCAGCCATTGGTCTGGTGCCCGTCGACCACCCGGTGATCGATGGTCAGCGTGACATAGGCCATCGGCCGGATGAGGATCGCGTCCTGCCCGTCGATGGTCCGAACCACCACCCGCTTTTCGAGCTTGCCGACCCCGAGGATCGCGGCCTGGCCGGCATGGAGGATGATCGGCGATGCCAGCAGGCTTCCCGATACGCCATGGTTGGAGATGGTAAAGCTGCCGCCCGACACGTCAGCGGCGGTCAGTTTCCCGCCCCGGGCGCGGGACGTGAGGTCGTCGAGCTTGCGGCCAATCGCCTCGAGCGAAAGCGCGCCGGCATCCCGGACCACCGGGACAACCAGTCCCCTGTCGCCAAGCGCGGTGCCGACCCCGACGTTGATGGTCGGCGAAACGGCGATCCGATCCTCTTCCCAGCGGCCGTTGATCGCTGGAGCGACCGCCATCGCCTCGGCCGCGGCCTTGACGATATAGGCGGTGTAGCTGAGCTTCACGCCGCGGTCCGCCATCGCCTTCTTGTGCGCGGCGATGGCCGAGAAATCAGCCTCGAACAACGCGGTGACATGGGGCGCGTCGCTGACCGCCCGAACCATATTCTCGGCGATCTTGAGCCGCATCCGGTCGTGCGGGATGTCGGTCCCAGAAAAATGGCACGGCTGAGCCGTCGACGGCTCACCGGCGCTGACCGTGGTCGCACTGGCCACCGCGCGGTCGACGTCCTCGCGGGTGATCCGCCCGCCCCGGCCCGTTCCTCGGATTTTCGACGGGTCGATGTCATGCTGCATCAGCGCGCGGCGGACCGAGGGCGACAGCCGGGTTTCGGCATCGCCGATCACCGCGGCGGGCGTCTCGGCCGGCCTTTCGGCTGGCTCGGCCTTGCCCTGCTCGGCATCGAAGGGAAGCGGGTCGTAGGTGCCGGCGGTGATCCGGCCGAGCACGTCGCCCGGCGCGGCCTCGTCGTCGGTATCGAGCAGGATTTCGGTTAGCACCCCGGCGGCGGGCGCCGGCACTTCCTGCGTGACCTTGTCGGTTTCCAGTTCGACCAGCGGGTCATTTTCGGCGACCGCGTCGCCGACCTTCTTGAGCCAGGCGCGGACGACCGCCTTGGTGCCTTCCTGCTCGTCGGGGACGCGCACATCGATCATCGGATCAGAACCCCAACAGCCGGTCGATTTCGGCGCGGATGCGCTCAACCGACGGGACGGCCCATTCAAGAAGCTTGGGATGGTGCGGGCTGGGCACGTCGGGCATCGTCACCCGCGCGACCGGCGCATCAAGGTCAAGAAAGGCTTCGTCGGCAACGACCGCGGCGATTTCCGCGCCGAACCCGCCGGTGCGCAAATCCTCATGGACGATCAGGCAGCGGCGGGTCCGCCGCACGCTGTCGAGCACCATGTCGCGGTCCCAAGGCATCAAGGTGCGCAGGTCGATGACGTCGGCGTCGACTCCTTCGGCGGCCGCTTCGCAGCGCGGGACCATCGCGCCCCAGGTGATGATGCTGATCTTGTTGCCTGTCCGGGTCTTCCTGGCCTTGCCAAAGGGTAGGACGAAGGCATCGCCCGGCCACGGGCGGCGTGCCCAGCTGTCGTCAAGCATCGCGCGATGTTCGAAGAAGATCACCGGATCTTGGCCGCGCAAGGATGCGCGCAGCAGCCCGACCGCGTCTTCGGCGTTCGACGGCACCGCCACCTTCCAGCCGGGATTGTGAACGAACTGCACTTCGTTGGTCTGGCTGTGCCATGGGTCGCCGCACTTGAAGAAGCCGCCGGGTATGCGCAGCACCATTGGCGCCGCGAAGCGATTGGCGGTGCGCCAGCGCATCGTTCCGCAATCGTTGATCTGCTCGGTCGCCGGCTCGGCATATTTGCGAAACTGAATTTCGGGCACCGGCATCAGCCCAGCGAGCGCCATGCCTACAGCGCGGCCGACGATCCCTTCCTCGTTCAACGAGGTGTCGAATACCCGGTCATGGCCATATTTGTCCTGAAGGCCGAGCGTCACGGCATGGACGCCGCCCTTGGGCCCGACATCCTCGCCGAACACCAGCACCTTGGGATTCTTCTCCAGTTCCTGGTCAAGCACGCGGCGGATCGCGGTGACCATGTTGATCCGCTGCCCTTCGGGTCGCGGCTCGGCATGGCTGTCGTCGAGCGCCAGGCCGGCGCCACCGCCGACCCTTGCCGCTTCGCCTTCGAAATAGACATGGTCGGTGACCCGGTCGGGTGAAGATACGCCCCGCGCCTCGGCTTCCGCCCGGGCAGACTCCACTTCCTGAGCGACCGAGGCCTCGATGAGGTCCCAGTCAAGATCTGCGGTATGGGCCTTTAGCTTAGGCAGCGGATCGCGCGCCCATTCGGCCTTCACCGTCTCTTCGGACTTGTAGGTCTGGGTGTCCTGATAGCTATGCCCTTCGAGACGGGGCACGGTCAGGCGGATCAGTGCCGGCCCCATGCGGCCCCGGACGTGCCCAACCGCTTCGCCGATCATACGCGCCGCGCCCTCGGGATCGGTCCCGTCGCCGTTCCAGATCGCCAGGTTACCGAAGCTGGCCAGGTTGGCGGCAATGTCGCAGCCGGGTGTCTGGTAATGGGACGGCACAGAAATGCCGTAACCGTTATCCTCGATGTAAAATAGCATTGGCAACGATTGCGTAGTTGCAATTGTTAGCGCAGACCAAAATCCACCGGTCGCACAGCTGGCGTCACCGCCAAGTACTACACCGATCGCGCCCCGGTCCTGTTCGCCGAGCACCCGCGACTTATAGAGAACCGACTGCGCCCAACCGGCCGCGGGAGCATATTGGGCCCCGACCCCGCCGCACATCGGCAGGGCGTGGGCGCCGCCGGGATTGGGATAGTTGAACACCACGCCAATATCGCGGCCGTCGGAATAGCCACCCTCGCGCCCCATTCCGCTGCCCAGCGCGTCGGCCAGCGGCACGCCAAGCGCAAGCAGCATCGGCCGCGAGCGATAATAGCCGCAAGCCGCATCACCGTCGCGCAGGTGAAGTCCGAGCATGACCTGGGCCATGTCATGACCCCGCGCGGAAAATTGGTAGAGGACCTTCTTTTCGGGGACCAGCCGGCTTTCCTCAAGCTCGTCGAGCGCCCGGCTGGTCAGCACCAGTCGCGCGACCTCGGACCAGTCGAGGTCCGTCGCCGAAGCCTTGCGCGTCACCTCCAGCACGTCAGCCACCGATCACCTCGACGACCGCCGCGACAAAACGGTCGACCTCGTCGTCGGCCATGCCGAGGATGTTGAACCGGCCGCTATCGGCCATGTAGATGGCGTGCCGCTCACGCAGGTCGTCGACCTGCTGGGGGGTCACCGGAAGCATCGAAAACATGCCATTCTGTTCGGTAATGAAGGCGAGCTTGGGATGGGCAGCGGCAAGCCGTTCGCGGATCGCCAAGATCCGGGCACGCATCTCATCCACTTCGGCGCGCCAGTCCGCCGCCAGTTCGGGATCGTCGAGGACGGTTCGCACCACCGCGCCGCCATGATCGGGCGGCATCGACCACATTTCGCGGGCGATCTGCAGCACATGCTTTATCGCATTGCCGCTCGTGTTGGCCGTTCCGGTCTTGAGGAAGAGCGCGCCGACGCGGTCTCGATAGACACCAAAATTCTTATCGCAGCTCTGCGCGACGACCACCTCGTCGCACGCCTCGATCACCAGCCTGAGCCCGAATGCATCTTCTTCCAGGCCCTTGCCAAGACCCTGATAGGCAATGTCGACCACCGGCAGTAGCTGGCGCTCGACCAGCAGGCGGACAACTTCGCGCCACTGCGCCTCGTCGAGGTCGGCTCCGGTCGGATTGTGGCAACAGCCGTGAAGCAGGACGACGTCGCCGCCCCTTGCTGCACCGATTGCCTCGACCATCTGCGCGAAGCAGATCCGGCGCTCCTGCCGGTCATAATAGGGATATTCGACGATCTCGAGGCCAGCGCCGGCAATGATCGGCTGGTGGTTCGGCCAGGTCGGGGTTCCGACCAGCACCCGCGCTTTGGGATTGGCCTTGGCGACCAGGTTGAAGCCCAGCGTAAGGGCGCCGCAGCCGCCCGGGGTCTGCAGGCCGACGATCCGCTCGTCCCCGGCATGCGGGCCGAACAGGATCGGCTTCAGCAGCTGGAGCATGCGGGCATCTCCCGCGCCGCCCAGATATGACTTGCTGCGCTGCGTCTCCCAAAGCCGCTTTTCCGCGGCCTTCACCGACCGCATTACCGGGGTTCGCCCTTGGCTGTCCTTATAGACGCCTACCCCGACGTCGATCTTTTCGGGGCGCGTATCGGCATTGGCCTTGGCGATCAGGGCCAGCAGCGAATCGCTTTTGACCGGGTGGAGATCAGCCAGCCGCGCGTTGCTCTTGGTCGTCAGCATGATCAGGCTCTAGCGGCAAAAGCGGGCGCTCGCAAAGGCGTCAGGCGTCGTAATCGACGGCGACATCCGATCCGACCGGCACCGACTGGCACGTGAGGACATAGCCGGCGGCGATTTCTTCGTCGGTAAGGCCATAGCGCGCGGCCATTTCCACCTTGCCGTGGACCACCTTGGCGCGGCAGGTCGCGCACACCCCGGCTTTGCAGGCAAAAGGCGCGGAAAGGCCCGATTCGCGGGCGCTGTCGAGGATATTGTCGGCGGAAAATTCGACCTTTCGGGTGCGCCCGTCGAGCGTGATGCTGAGCGTCTGCCCTGCCGCTTCCTGCTGGAGCGCGGCCATTTGCGCTGCAAGCGCCGCCGACGGGCGGCCGGCGGTGAAGCGTTCGATATGGATTTTGTCGCGCGTTACATCGCGCTCGAGCAGCGCTGCCTCGGCGGCGTCCATCATCGGTCCGGGTCCGCAGATAAACCAGGCATCGACCGCCTCGACGTCGCCGACCAGGTGGGCGATCGCCGCGTCGCAGGTTTCCCGATCGAGCATGCCGTTGAACAGCTCGACATCGCCTTCCTCATGGCTGAGGAAATGGTAAAGCTCGAACCGGCCGAGATAGCGGTCCTTGAGCGCCGCCAGCGCTTCGAGGAAGATGATCGAACTGGCGTCCCGGTTGCCGTAAAAGAGCGTGAAGCGGCTTTCCGGCTCGGTCGTGAGCGCGGTGCGGATCAGCGACATCACCGGGGTGATCCCCGACCCGCCGGCGAAGCCGACATAGCGGCGCATGGCGGCGGGATCGAACGGGGTCGTGAAGGACCCGTGCGGGGTCATCACGTCGACCATGTCCCCGACCTTAAGACTGTCGGCGACCCAATTGGAAAAGACGCCGCCCGCGATGCGCTTGACCGTCACCTTCAGCTCGCCCTCGGCGGGCGCGGTGCACAGCGAATAGTTGCGGCGCACTTCTTCGCCATCGATCGTCGCGCGCAGTGTGAGATGCTGGCCGGCACGGAACTGGAAAGCCTCGGTCAGATCGCCGGGAACCGCGAATCGGATCGAGTTCGCCTCTTCGGTTTCAGGCAGGATTTCCGCCACCCGGAGCGGGTAGAAATGTTCGGCCACTTACCAGCTCGCCTCGGGATAGGTGCGGGGCAGATGCTGCATCACCGCAAGCAAATGGCCGAGGTGCTCGCTATGATGGCCGCGCCGGCCGCCGAGGATCGGCCGCTGGTCGGCGGGCGCTTCCAGCCTCGCCTCCACAAGCACCGCGGCGATCGCGGACCGAAATTCCTCCTCGAAGCTTCGGGGATCGGCGGCTACGCCGCGTTCAATCATCGTTTCGAGGAGGTCGTCGACCTCAAACAATTCGGGGATGAACCGCCAGTTCCAGTCGAGCCCTTTGGCCATGCGGCGCGTGCTTTCCTCGGTCCCGTCGCCAAGCCGGATAACCCAGTCGGCGGCGATTTCGCGATGATAGG comes from the Sphingomonas xanthus genome and includes:
- a CDS encoding SLC13 family permease, translated to MNFDQVLTLAVLAAVVAALIWDKLRADVVALTGAAVLMMAGVVRPSEVQGAFASPAIIALASLFVIAYAMELTGLLDNAIVKLVEFCSRIGALGLWVMIAASGAASALLNNTPIVVLGAPVLRDVAKKLNLDPKRFLMPLSYVAILGGCMTLIGTSTNLLVNDMARVSGQPQFGLFEITPVGFMVAVAGGLYLFLASGRLISARPAEEEKPPPFPMPDYHDVDVSGAQIGEADKFAEHRPFQRGKALVSLLIFFGAIAAAALNIAPIAASAFAGAVLLILLRVLTPDEAYGGLRPEILMLIAGMVVLGIAMEQSGLAEGMTAALLSVVDDLGPLGALIILYGATLVLTELLSNATVAVLITPIAVALAESLGVSARPFLVAVMMAGSAAFATPFGYQTNVIVYQMGGYNYMDFVRVGMPLNIITMVVGVFAITLFFPF
- a CDS encoding dihydrolipoamide acetyltransferase family protein, with translation MIDVRVPDEQEGTKAVVRAWLKKVGDAVAENDPLVELETDKVTQEVPAPAAGVLTEILLDTDDEAAPGDVLGRITAGTYDPLPFDAEQGKAEPAERPAETPAAVIGDAETRLSPSVRRALMQHDIDPSKIRGTGRGGRITREDVDRAVASATTVSAGEPSTAQPCHFSGTDIPHDRMRLKIAENMVRAVSDAPHVTALFEADFSAIAAHKKAMADRGVKLSYTAYIVKAAAEAMAVAPAINGRWEEDRIAVSPTINVGVGTALGDRGLVVPVVRDAGALSLEAIGRKLDDLTSRARGGKLTAADVSGGSFTISNHGVSGSLLASPIILHAGQAAILGVGKLEKRVVVRTIDGQDAILIRPMAYVTLTIDHRVVDGHQTNGWLARFVEILEGWPAP
- a CDS encoding alpha-ketoacid dehydrogenase subunit alpha/beta; translation: MADVLEVTRKASATDLDWSEVARLVLTSRALDELEESRLVPEKKVLYQFSARGHDMAQVMLGLHLRDGDAACGYYRSRPMLLALGVPLADALGSGMGREGGYSDGRDIGVVFNYPNPGGAHALPMCGGVGAQYAPAAGWAQSVLYKSRVLGEQDRGAIGVVLGGDASCATGGFWSALTIATTQSLPMLFYIEDNGYGISVPSHYQTPGCDIAANLASFGNLAIWNGDGTDPEGAARMIGEAVGHVRGRMGPALIRLTVPRLEGHSYQDTQTYKSEETVKAEWARDPLPKLKAHTADLDWDLIEASVAQEVESARAEAEARGVSSPDRVTDHVYFEGEAARVGGGAGLALDDSHAEPRPEGQRINMVTAIRRVLDQELEKNPKVLVFGEDVGPKGGVHAVTLGLQDKYGHDRVFDTSLNEEGIVGRAVGMALAGLMPVPEIQFRKYAEPATEQINDCGTMRWRTANRFAAPMVLRIPGGFFKCGDPWHSQTNEVQFVHNPGWKVAVPSNAEDAVGLLRASLRGQDPVIFFEHRAMLDDSWARRPWPGDAFVLPFGKARKTRTGNKISIITWGAMVPRCEAAAEGVDADVIDLRTLMPWDRDMVLDSVRRTRRCLIVHEDLRTGGFGAEIAAVVADEAFLDLDAPVARVTMPDVPSPHHPKLLEWAVPSVERIRAEIDRLLGF
- a CDS encoding aromatic amino acid transaminase, which codes for MLTTKSNARLADLHPVKSDSLLALIAKANADTRPEKIDVGVGVYKDSQGRTPVMRSVKAAEKRLWETQRSKSYLGGAGDARMLQLLKPILFGPHAGDERIVGLQTPGGCGALTLGFNLVAKANPKARVLVGTPTWPNHQPIIAGAGLEIVEYPYYDRQERRICFAQMVEAIGAARGGDVVLLHGCCHNPTGADLDEAQWREVVRLLVERQLLPVVDIAYQGLGKGLEEDAFGLRLVIEACDEVVVAQSCDKNFGVYRDRVGALFLKTGTANTSGNAIKHVLQIAREMWSMPPDHGGAVVRTVLDDPELAADWRAEVDEMRARILAIRERLAAAHPKLAFITEQNGMFSMLPVTPQQVDDLRERHAIYMADSGRFNILGMADDEVDRFVAAVVEVIGG
- a CDS encoding 2Fe-2S iron-sulfur cluster-binding protein — encoded protein: MAEHFYPLRVAEILPETEEANSIRFAVPGDLTEAFQFRAGQHLTLRATIDGEEVRRNYSLCTAPAEGELKVTVKRIAGGVFSNWVADSLKVGDMVDVMTPHGSFTTPFDPAAMRRYVGFAGGSGITPVMSLIRTALTTEPESRFTLFYGNRDASSIIFLEALAALKDRYLGRFELYHFLSHEEGDVELFNGMLDRETCDAAIAHLVGDVEAVDAWFICGPGPMMDAAEAALLERDVTRDKIHIERFTAGRPSAALAAQMAALQQEAAGQTLSITLDGRTRKVEFSADNILDSARESGLSAPFACKAGVCATCRAKVVHGKVEMAARYGLTDEEIAAGYVLTCQSVPVGSDVAVDYDA